In Pararge aegeria chromosome 17, ilParAegt1.1, whole genome shotgun sequence, one genomic interval encodes:
- the LOC120631287 gene encoding membrane-bound alkaline phosphatase-like, protein MRVYVVVIAAAALLGLAGARVSDPQHPELPPGGRAAPAAELLASYWYEDARAAIAARRPLARGGGAARNVVLFLGDGMSVPTLAAARALLGQRAGRPGEEAQLAFEAFPSVGLAKTYCVNAQTADSACSATAYLCGVKANGGTLGLAAAVPRGNCSASLQPAARLDSVAAWALQAGRDAGIVTTTRVTHASPAGAYARAADRNWENDAAVRAAGLDPASCPDIAQQLVHAAPGNQFKVILGGGRREFLPETSVDEEGTRGLRTDGRNLIDEWQRDKAARNASHQYVWHRDQLLAANATPPDFLLGLFEGNHLRYNMLTDPATEPSLAELTEVAIRMLRRNDKGFFLFVEGGRIDHAHHDNQPALALDETIELSAAVARAAALLDEADSLLVVTADHAHVMAFNGYSARGADVLGASRSRDADGVPYMTLSYTNGPGRRRDVGERRADVTQEPDFRTPRWAAHVDVPLASETHGSDDVAVFAWGRHNEMFSGLYEQSHVAHRLAYAGCFGRGEQACGAARTLRPGLAALVPLLALLRLRG, encoded by the exons ATGAGGGTATACGTAGTGGTCATCGCTGCCGCGGCTCTGCTGGGCCTCGCGGGCGCGCGCGTGTCCGACCCGCAGCACCCCGAGTTGCCGCCGGGCGGGCGAGCAGCGCCGGCCGCCGAGTTGCTCGCCAGCTACTGGTACGAGGACGCGCGCGCGGCCATCGCGGCGCGGCGGCCGCTggcgcgcggcggcggcgcggcgcgcaaCGTGGTGCTGTTCCTGGGCGACGGCATGTCCGTGCCCACGCTGGCGGCCGCGCGCGCGCTGCTGGGCCAGCGCGCCGGCCGCCCGGGCGAGGAGGCGCAGCTGGCCTTCGAGGCCTTCCCCAGCGTCGGCCTGGCCAAG ACGTACTGCGTGAACGCGCAGACGGCGGACTCGGCGTGCTCCGCCACGGCCTACCTGTGCGGCGTGAAGGCCAACGGCGGCACGCTGGGCCTGGCCGCCGCCGTGCCGCGCGGCAACTGCTCGGCGTCGCTGCAGCCCGCCGCGCGCCTGGACTCGGTGGCGGCGTGGGCGCTGCAGGCCGGCCGAGACGCGG GCATCGTGACCACCACGCGCGTGACGCATGCATCGCCGGCCGGCGCCTACGCGCGCGCCGCCGACCGCAACTGGGAGAACGACGCGGCCGTGCGCGCCGCCGGCCTCGACCCCGCCTCGTGCCCCGACATCGCGCAGCAGCTGGTGCACGCGGCGCCCGGGAACCAGTTCAAG GTAATTTTGGGAGGAGGCCGACGGGAGTTCTTGCCCGAGACCAGCGTAGACGAGGAGGGCACACGCGGCCTGCGTACTGACGGCAGGAACCTGATCGACGAGTGGCAGCGCGACAAGGCGGCCCGCAACGCGAGCCACCAGTACGTGTGGCACCGTGACCAGCTGCTGGCCGCCAATGCCACGCCGCCCGACTTCCTGCTGGGCCTGTTCGAGGGCAACCACCTGCGCTACAACATGCTCACCGACCCCGCCACCGAGCCCTCGCTGGCCGAACTCACCGAGGTGGCCATCCGCATGCTGCGCCGCAACGACAAAGGCTTCTTCCTGTTCGTGGAGGGCGGCCGCATCGACCACGCGCACCACGACAACCAGCCGGCGCTGGCGCTGGACGAGACCATCGAGCTGAGCGCGGCCGTGGCGCGCGCCGCCGCGCTGCTGGACGAGGCCGACTCGCTGCTGGTGGTGACGGCCGACCACGCGCACGTCATGGCCTTCAACGGCTACAGCGCACGCGGCGCCGATGTGCTGGGTGCGTCGCGCAGCCGCGACGCCGACGGCGTGCCTTACATGACGCTGTCCTACACCAACGGGCCGGGGCGGCGGCGCGACGTGGGCGAGCGGCGCGCCGACGTCACGCAGGAGCCCGACTTCC GGACGCCGCGCTGGGCCGCGCACGTGGACGTGCCGCTTGCGTCGGAGACGCACGGCTCGGACGACGTGGCGGTGTTCGCGTGGGGCCGCCACAACGAGATGTTCTCGGGCCTGTACGAGCAGAGCCACGTGGCACACCGCCTGGCCTACGCGGGTTGCTTCGGGCGCGGCGAGCAGGCGTGCGGCGCGGCGCGCACCCTGCGGCCCGGCCTGGCCGCGCTGGTGCCGCTGCTGGCGCTGCTGCGGCTGCGCGGCTGA